Proteins from a genomic interval of Nematostella vectensis chromosome 12, jaNemVect1.1, whole genome shotgun sequence:
- the LOC5502888 gene encoding uncharacterized protein LOC5502888 codes for MQKVNENEQTDTALTEKMSFVLDSVLATGLNEQSLAKRKESIRRPENCKLLKVNSEIWEIAQKTTKSMDARLQKLQEALIKGLIPMARAAGLVGEALSKKADMPLTLEELWKGLSYSVLFVAPANHDLNMCRCDLFKVDLDDKYKEICSNKEPVASELFGDDLGECLKTVKESKKAAQQLTGKRKRDEEYPRRPRPSYGGNFLFPNWGRPYRGRPHQRYNPQNKYPSTHNTNSAAKSRSNAYTV; via the exons ATGCAGAAGGTGAACGAAAATGAacagacagacacagcatTAACTGAGAAAATGTCGTTTGTGTTAGACAGTGTTTTAGCAACTGGTCTCAACGAGCAATCTCTCGCTAAAAGGAAAGAGTCAATTAGAAGACCAGAAAACTGCAAACTTCTAAAAGTGAACAGTGAAATATGGGAAATTGCCCAAAAAACAACCAAGAGCATGGATGCTCGTTTACAGAAACTACAAGAGGCACTAATCAAAGGCCTCATTCCAATGGCAAGAGCTGCAGGACTTGTGGGCGAAGCCCTGAGTAAAAAAGCAGATATGCCTTTGACACTAGAAGAACTTTGGAAAGGATTATCCTACTCTGTTCTTTTCGTTGCCCCAGCCAACCATGACTTAAACATGTGTAGGTGTGACCTATTCAAGGTTGATCTAGACGacaaatacaaagaaataTGCAGTAATAAAGAGCCTGTGGCATCAGAACTGTTTGGCGATGACTTAGGTGAATGCCTCAAAACAGTAAAAGAAAGCAAGAAAGCTGCTCAGCAACTAACAGGCAAACGGAAACGTGATGAAGAATATCCAAGGAGACCCAGGCCATCATATGGTGGGAATTTTTTATTCCCGAACTGGGGTCGCCCTTACAGGGGACGGCCCCATCAAAGATACAACCCACAGAACAAGTATCCCAGCACCCACAACACGAACAGTGCTGCAAAAAGCAGAAGTAATGCCTACACCG TCTAA
- the LOC116610354 gene encoding tachykinin-like peptides receptor 86C: MNTTLEAIRSVQLAIIVPINLLGNGAVCGVVARTPSMQTHMNYLLVNLAISDMMVAVFMTLDQVFLHGVATHPAGIAGDYVCKFVTGKLLSWVGSVASVFTMTAVGFERFYAIVHPLSNRGRITKRVFWRVIIACWVFACCFNIPLVLVRVYNTEQARTGYLCRSNWPNVMLAIAYNIAWLLFLGVIPLGIMGYLYSSIVKTLWFSGKTHEGEATQQVRLKARQRVTKMLIIISAIYGLCWLPNLLISVASYFVDDGNPAVLSYGYLITEVLVLINSSINPFVYSIQSQKFRNGVRALVCCRGSQRIHAKEETAEGSKMCNNNKCVETNLKDISACSSYRDKGVDTSLKDIA; encoded by the coding sequence ATGAACACCACATTAGAAGCAATCCGCTCTGTCCAGCTCGCCATCATCGTGCCGATAAACCTACTCGGTAATGGGGCCGTTTGCGGCGTGGTCGCACGCACTCCCTCTATGCAAACACACATGAACTATCTCCTCGTAAACCTCGCTATCAGTGATATGATGGTAGCCGTCTTCATGACCCTCGATCAGGTGTTTTTACATGGAGTAGCTACCCATCCCGCGGGTATCGCGGGCGACTACGTGTGCAAGTTCGTTACGGGCAAGCTACTCTCATGGGTGGGGTCAGTCGCATCTGTGTTCACAATGACAGCAGTGGGCTTTGAGAGATTCTACGCGATAGTGCACCCGCTTAGCAACCGTGGGCGCATAACAAAGAGGGTGTTTTGGCGGGTAATTATTGCATGCTGGGTATTCGCGTGCTGTTTCAACATCCCTTTAGTGTTGGTTAGGGTGTATAATACGGAGCAGGCCAGaacgggttacctgtgtcGGAGCAACTGGCCTAACGTCATGCTTGCGATTGCGTACAACATCGCCTGGTTACTCTTCCTCGGGGTCATCCCGCTAGGAATTATGGGGTACTTGTATAGCAGTATTGTTAAGACGTTGTGGTTTAGCGGCAAAACGCATGAAGGCGAGGCCACTCAGCAAGTTCGCTTAAAAGCCCGCCAGCGTGTCACGAAAATGCTAATTATTATTTCCGCCATATATGGACTGTGCTGGTTACCAAACCTCCTCATTAGTGTTGCTTCGTATTTTGTTGACGATGGGAACCCTGCGGTTTTGTCATACGGGTATCTGATAACGGAAGTACTGGTATTGATCAACAGCAGCATCAACCCTTTTGTGTACAGCATCCAAAGCCAGAAGTTTCGCAACGGCGTAAGAGCCCTCGTGTGCTGCAGGGGTAGTCAGCGGATACACGCGAAAGAAGAGACTGCAGAGGGAAGCAAAATGTGCAACAATAACAAGTGTGTAGAGACCAACCTTAAAGACATATCAGCATGCAGCAGTTATAGAGACAAGGGGGTAGACACCAGTCTTAAAGACATAGCATAA
- the LOC116610353 gene encoding uncharacterized protein LOC116610353: protein MTAAERLFLNLEVFLFLAACLSGITSALAGKCRLHDNQSQFEVKYWDIEPYISKNEGYLKGVFGHLIKSLNISTPMVLYLSDKHLSYPSLLNQSKISSSRAAMHPAVLILPVEIGTKNADPCLVEVITPQNLAYIVRKNNQEPLKQLAGSFINGGQVIGLTLILTGIAGICIWLLDRNSNPIDFPASFIRGSWQGFWWAFVTMTTVGYGDLAPKSLFARLFSILWMLLGLVAFSVLTANFTSSLSHEIDTDLSLLNKKVAVLRNSLEREAAVQNGAQYHEFDSIQKMMDAVLSGELEGMLLNSHIAVSNDVIHKTESLEIGRLVSFAHAYGVKLIMSAAELCTEVKACVEEFVARETFYFETLKILSDETIPKRGSRSSRTLFEDWEFFVILIGLFSAMTGTGVLWEYFYYRPREMKLEQVDSNDNIEIEGQREQNAPKYILTKTEVGSLCRDCCTTVEDIYREEGRARLEAISSFNPLDGFQVIGAQLNAIPGVSQLKRFGAVIPLPYVAHAQKKRKKKVAVTDEQV from the exons ATGACGGCGGCGGAGCGTTTGTTTCTCAACCTGGAAGTATTTCTGTTCTTGGCGGCGTGTTTGAGCGGTATTACAAGCGCTTTGGCGGGAAAATGCCGTCTGCACGACAACCAAAGCCAATTCGAAGTGAAGTATTGGGACATTGAACCGTATATTTCAAAGAATGAAGGTTACTTGAAGG gtgttTTTGGTCACTTAATAAAGAGTCTAAACATTTCAACTCCAATGGTTCTTTACTTGAGTGACAAGCATCTATCGTACCCAAGTTTACTAAACCAATCAAAAATCAGTTCTAGTAGAGCAGCCATGCATCCAGCGGTGTTGATACTCCCGGTTGAAATTGGAACCAAAAATGCAGATCCGTGCCTTGTAGAGGTTATAACGCCACAGAACCTGGCGTACATT GTTAGAAAGAACAATCAAGAACCGCTGAAGCAGCTCGCGGGCTCTTTTATTAATGGAGGTCAGGTGATCGGCCTCACTCTCATCCTTACAGGGATCGCAGGGATTTGCATATGGCTACTG gacCGTAACTCCAATCCGATAGATTTCCCAGCATCCTTTATTCGTGGATCGTGGCAAGGGTTTTGGTGGGCTTTTGTAACCATGACAACCGTCGG ATACGGTGACCTCGCTCCCAAGTCGCTGTTCGCGCGTCTCTTTAGCATTCTTTGGATGTTACTTGGATTAGTCGCGTTTTCTGTACTCACCGCGAACTTCACGTCATCGCTGTCTCATGAGATCGACACGGATCTTAGTCTTCTTAACAAAAAG GTTGCCGTTCTACGAAATAGCCTTGAGAGAGAAGCCGCTGTACAGAACGGCGCGCAGTACCATG AATTCGACAGCATTCAAAAGATGATGGACGCTGTCCTATCGGGGGAGCTAGAGGGAATGCTTCTGAACAGCCATATCGCTGTCTCAAATGACGTCATCCACAAGACAGAGTCGCTTGAGATTGGTCGACTTGTCAGCTTCGCCCATGCGTATGGCGTTAAGTTGATTATGAGTGCGGCAGAACTTTGTACGGAGGTTAAAGCGTGTGTGGAGGAGTTTGTCGCCAGGGAAACATTCTACTTTGAGACCTTAAAG ATCTTATCTGatgaaacgatccccaaaagagGAAGCAGGAGTTCCAGGACCCTGTTTGAAGACTGGGAGTTCTTCGTGATCCTTATCGGCTTATTCAGCGCGATGACGGGCACTGGTGTATTATGGGAATACTTTTACTACAGACCACGTGAGATGAAGCTAGAGCAGGTTGATAGTAACG ACAACATCGAGATTGAGGGACAGCGAGAGCAGAATGCACCTAAGTACATCCTAACAAAAACTGAagtgggatccctgtgtcGCGACTGCTGTACCACAGTGGAAGATATATACCGCGAGGAGGGCCGCGCGAGACTGGAAGCTATTTCGTCCTTTAATCCACTGGACGGCTTTCAAGTAATAGGAGCTCAGCTTAACGCAATCCCAGGCGTATCGCAACTCAAGCGGTTCGGCGCCGTAATTCCGCTCCCTTatgttgcgcatgcgcaaaaGAAACGGAAGAAGAAGGTGGCGGTTACTGACGAACAAGTGTGA